A region of the Caldalkalibacillus uzonensis genome:
TCAACTGTTGACGATGCTCCATATGGTGGGAGCAGGTCTCTTTTTGGGGGCCAGTTTTGACACCTATTTTCGCCTGAGAGGGCCAGCCCGGCGTTCTATTGTGTACATGGTCCAGGATGTGCTGTTCTGGCTGTTGAACGGCATGGTGGTCTTTTTGTGGCTGAAGGGGATTAATCACGGAGAGGTTCGCCTGTATATCTTTATGGCTATCGCCCTGGGCTATGCTATGTACCGCAGTATGTTGCAAACATACTACTTGCGCGTGTTAAATACGGTGATTAACGTGGCCATCACCACCTACCGTTGGACGGTGAAACTGCTGACAGTTTTGATCGTACTGCCCATTCGGTTTATCTTCAAGGTATTGCTTGCGGTATTGGTTTTCAGCGGAAGCCTCTTCATTGGGATCGGACAATCGATTTACCGTTTTTTGCGTTGGGGAGGGTTGTTCCTGTTTGGCTGTGGTCAAAAAATAAGGGGGTTATGGAAGATACGTGAGCCAAACGAGGCGGCAGCGGATGCCACTGAGAAAAAAGAAAAAAGGTCTGTGATAAAAAAAGGATTTCTCTTCCGGATGGCGAATAAATGGTTGAGGAGAAAATAAAGTCTATAAACAGGGATGTGTCTGTATGCGATCACAATCACCATGGAAACCTTATTCGTCCCACCGGGATGTGGTCCTCCCTGCCTCGCGGACGGAGCCTGCGCCAAACCATACACAACAGCCCCGGCCTGCCAAGGCTAAACGGTGGCGGATGAAAGTTGTGGGCCTGTTGTTGGTGGTGTTTTTGATCTGGGCCTCTGTGAAGTGGTGGGAGCAGCAGCAGATGTTGCAAGAGATGGAAGCGGAATTGAATATGTTGCAAGTTAAAGTGAATGAAGCAGAAGAGCGGCAAGTGGAGCTAGAGACAGAGATTAACCGCTTGCACGACCCGGAATATATTGCCGAAATTGCCCGCCGCGATTATTTTTTGTCCCGTCAAGGGGAAACCATTTTTAAAATCAGCGACTAATTGAGGACGAACAGGTACCCTTGTTTGACACCTTTTTTTAGATTCGGGTATAATATACTATATAAATTTTTTGTTTAATCGCTTAAGGAGGATTATTTACTACATGTCAGCAGTTGAAGTAGGCAGCAAGCTTGAAGGAAAAGTGACCGGGATTACCAACTTTGGGGCTTTTGTGGAGCTGCCAGATGGTGTCACGGGTCTTGTACACATCAGTGAAATTGCCGACCAATATGTCAAAGATGTCAATGATTTTCTAAAGGTTAACGACATTGTCAAAGTTAAGGTGATCAATGTCGAAGAAAACGGAAAGATTGGGCTGTCCATTAAACAAGCCCAAGATCAGAAGCCCAAATCCAGAGCATCATCCCGGCGCAGAGATAACTTTGAAGACAAAATTTCCAAATTTTTAAGAGAAAGTGAAGACCGCCTGATGTCTCTAAAGCGCCAGATGGATACTAAACGAGGTGGTCGGGGCTCAAGGCGATGAGAGAAGCAAAGTACTGATCCTGTGATCATATACGTTTAAATAAATGCTGAAGGGCTGTTTCCCATTTGACGGGGGCAGCCCTTTTATCATGATTGCAAGCTGTGGTGTTCATTCTTGTTCATCCGACAGCCCCCTGGCTTTTTAGCTGTTTCACCGGAAATATGTCGAGCGTTTTTTTAAGCCGGCCTCCCCATTTTGACAAAATTTAGACTTGAAAGGGGTTATAATGGGTACCACTCCGATATGAAACAGGTGGTGGATAAATGATGCGCAAACTGGAACCAAGTTTTTCCCATTTCTTGACACAGGCCACAGCAGAAAAGAAGGGAGGGTTGGAGCGGCTGCGAATGCTCGCGCTCAAACTAAAGCAAGGTTTGTATAAACACTGGGGATTGGCCATCTTTGTCGCAGGCTTCTTGTTAGGACGGGCTTTGATTATCGGTGAGCTTGCTCCGTTTGTCATTCCATTTATTGCTGTGGTCTATCATTTACGCCGGGACAAGCTCTTGTTGGCCTCACTCAGTACCCTCTTGGGCGCGCTTAGCCATGAACTGGCTTCTCCGTTTAAAGTGCTGATGGCCATTCTATTCTTTGTGGGGCTGCAAAAAGTGCTGGAACGCTGGCACAAAGGTGCGTTAAGTTACACACCAATCGCTGTCTTTATCGCAGTTTTATTGGTTAATCTCGGTTTTGCTTATGTGCAGGAGTGGACAGGCTATGTCGTCTTGATGGCTGCTGTGGAAGCTTTGCTCAGTTTGGTTTTAACCCTCATTTTTGTGCAGAGTATTCCGTTAATCACCCACCGGAAGAGGAAAACGCCGTTAAGAAACGAAGAGCTGGTTTGTCTGGTTATTTTGCTGGCCTCACTGATGACTGGAACGGTAGGTTGGGTAGTGATGGACCTTTCCCTGGAACACGTCTTGTCCCGGTATGCCATTTTAGTTTTTGCCCTGGCTGCGGGTGGGGCAATCGGAGCGACTGTGGGTGTGGTAACCGGGATTATCCTTAGCCTGGCTAACGTAGAGGCCATGCTGGAAATGAGCTTGTTGGCCTTTAGCGGTTTGTTGGGCGGTCTGTTAAAAGAGGGCAAGAAAATTGGTGTGGCCCTGGGTCTTTTAATCGGCACATTACTGATGGGCTTGTATATAGGGGAGACAGGGTTATGGGCCACATTTTATGAATCGGTTGTGGCCATTATGCTCTTTTTCTTGACACCTAAATCTGTGTTTGCCACGATATCTAAATATATTCCGGGAACACCTGAACACGCTTCCATGCAACAAGATTACATGAAGCGTCTGCGGGACGTGACAGCCAAGAAAGTCGAGCAGTTTTCTGATTTGTTTCAGCAGCTGGCTAAAAGCTTTTCTGCCCAACCTATGGAGCAGGATGAGGAGAAGCTCCGTCATGTGGATCTGTTGTTAAGTCAAGTAACGGAAAATACGTGCCAGGTGTGTTTTAAGAAAGAGCAGTGTTGGAAAACCAAGTTTCAGGACACCTATCAGCTGATGGGCAAGTTAGTTGACCAGATAGAAGATCATGGGGAGCCTTCACCATCCTTGGGCAAAGAGTGGAGCCACCATTGTGTCAAAGCACATAAAGTGACAGAATTGGTGGAAGCTGAGGTGGAGAAATATAAAACCTATCTGAAATACAAGAAACTGTGTCAGGAGTCCAGGCGGCTGGTGGCTGACCAATTGTCTGGAGTGTCCACTGTGATGAGCAACTTTGCCCGGGAAATCAAACGGGAAGGAGAGGGTCATCATGTGCAGGAACAGGTGGTATTGGATGCCTTAGAGGAAGTGGGGTTGTCCATTCGTTATGTAGATATTATTTCACTGGATGAAGGCAATGTGGACATTGAGCTGAGCCTGCCCTTGGCTTACGGGCGGGAAGAATGTGAAAAAATTGTGGTTCCCCTTCTTTCCGGTCTTGTGGGCGAACCGATTATGGTGGATAAAGAAGAGAGTGTATTTGAAGCGGGGGGCTATTGCAAGGTGCGCCTTATCTCAGCCAAACGTTTCAAGTTGTCAACGGGGGTTGCCAGTGCAGCCAAGGGAGGCGGTCTTTTGTCCGGTGACAGTTTCAATACGATGGCCATTGGTCCGGGGAAGTATGCGCTGGCCATTGCTGACGGGATGGGCAATGGGGAGCGTGCCCATGAGGAGAGTAAAGAAACCCTGACCCTCCTGCAACATATCTTACAGTCGGGCATCGAAGAAACGGTAGCTATTAAATCGATTAATTCCATCCTTTCCTTGCGTTCTCCGGAAGAAGTGTTTTCAACCCTTGATCTGGCTGTTGTGGATCTGCACACGGCACACACCAAGTTTATTAAGATCGGCTCTACACCAAGCTTTATCAAGCGCGGAAACCAGTGTTTCACCATTGCCGCCCATAATTTGCCCATAGGGATCTTACAAGAAATAGACGTGGATGTGGTCAGTGAACAGTTAAAGGCAGGGGATTTGCTGGTGATGGTGACGGACGGGATTTATGATGCACCACGCCATATTGAAAATAAAGAGCGGTGGATGAGACGCTTGATTGCTGAGATCGAGACAACAGATCCGCAGGAAGTGGCAGATCTATTGCTGGAAAAAGTGATCCGGTTCTCCCAAGGTCAAATCTTGGATGACATGACGGTTGTTGTGGCCAAAGTGGAGCGCAATATACCAGAATGGTCTACCATTTCGCTGGCCCACATCCCCAAATTGAGAAAGACAAAAGGAGAGCTGCTAGCTTCAACATAATATATGAGACAGTGAGTTTAATAGAGCACAGGTATGGAACAGCCCCTCCTTGGTCAATGCTGGTAATAATAGCAAAAGGAGGGGTTTTAGTATGAGCGAAGGAACATTAAAACAAATCTTGTTAATCACGGATGGTTGTTCAAATGAAGGTAAAGACCCTGTGGCCGTGGCCGCCATGGCCAGGGAACAGCAGATAACAGTGAATGTGATTGGCATTCTTGATGACGGGCAATTGGGTGAGCAGGGCATTAGGGAGGTACAGGAGATTGCCGCAGCAGCTGGAGGCATCCATCAGGTAGTATACAGCCGCGAGCTGCCTAAAACGGTGCAGATGGTGACCCGTCAGGCGATGACACAAACAATCCAGCAGGTTGTTAATAAGGAATTGCAACAGATTTTGGGACGGGAACAAAGTGTGGAAGCCCTCCCGCCAGATAAGAGAGGACAAGTGGTGGAAGTAGTGGAACATCTGGGTGAAACGCTGGCTTTGGATGTGCTTATATTAGTCGATACCAGCGCTTCCATGAAAAACAAAATCCCAGCTGTTAAACAAGCGTTGCGGGATTTGAAACTATCATTGCAATCCAGGACAGGAGAAAACCGTTTTTCGTTGTGGACCTACCCCTATGCCGGTGGTTACGCCTATAAACATATGGACTTTTCCACTGAACTGGACGCTTTGGACAGGGCTTTTGGCCAATTGACAGCCCAAGGAACCACGCCGACCGGGCCGGCTTTGGAGGAAGTGCTGTACTATTTTACTGGCCTCACCTTGTCCAAGAGGCGGGATGATGATGATGAAGGGATGTTACGCCGCTATGTTTTCTGATCCTGAGCGGATTGCAGGGAAGTGGAATGGGCGGGTGTATAGGGTAAAAAAGGAATTGGGCAGGGGCGCCAACGGTGTTGTTTATTTGGTGAATCACCAGGGGCAATCCTTGGCATTGAAAGTGGGCCGTGACACGTTTTCTCTTACATCAGAAGTGAATGTTTTGAAGCATTTTCAAAAAGCCCAAGGACAAGTCCTTGGGCCTTCCCTTTATGATGTGGACGACTGGGCCAGCAGGGAAGGGCTCCGGCCGTTCTATGTGATGAATGTGATTGAAGGGGATCCTCTGCTTTGTTTTATTAAAGACCGGGGAGAGGAATGGTTGCCAGTTTTGGTTGTACAGCTCTTGGGGTTTCTGGATCAGTTACATCAACAAGGGTGGGTGTTCGGAGACTTGAAACCGGAACATTTGTTGGTCACAGGACATCCACCCCGTTTGGCTTGGTTTGATGCCGGCGGTGTCACCCGTATCGGACGGGCCATAAAGGAGTATACGGAATTGTATGACCGCGGATCGTGGGGCATGGGTGACCGCAAAGCAGAACCGGGATACGATTTGTTTAGTGTAGCACTGATTGTGATGCACTGTGTCAGGGGCAAGCCTTTAGTTCCAGGCCCGCACCCTGTACACACCCTGGAGCAAGCTTTACAAGAGACAGAGCATCTGCTTCCTTATCAGGGGATTGTCCGGCGGGCATTGTCAGGTCGGTACAGCTCAGCCAGAGAGATGAGGCAGGATTGGCTGATGGCCTGGCGGAAACTGCACCAGGGGCGACTAAAGACTAAACAAAAGGGCAGAGCGGGGCGCAAGAGGAGCACCCTGGCTGGGGCCAGTTCAGCAGTGAAGCAGCAGAGAGGTAAAAAACGTTCATTTCTGAAACGATTGGGCAAAGTGATCTCTTTTCTGTGTGTCTCATCTTTTCTGATCTTTTTGTTTGCTCTATACTTATTCTATCAGGCGTTATAGAAATCGAGGATATGTGAGGTACAATGGAGTTAAAGCAGATCGACCAGAGGGTATTGACAACAATTAAGGAATATCAACTATTAGTGCAGGGCGATCGGATCTTGGTTGCTGTCTCCGGAGGTCCTGATTCTATGATGCTGCTGCACTGGTTATGGCGCTTTAAGACAAAGTGGGGTCTTGAATTGATCGCGGTCCACCTCAACCATCAGCTCCGCGGCAGAGATGCTGACCTCGATCAAGCCTATGTGGAAAAGATGTGTGCCACATGGGGCATTCCTTGTGTCGCTGAAAAGCGGGATGTAGCCCGTTACGCCCAGGAAAACAGCCTGAGCAAGCAGGTTGCCGCCCGGGAATGCCGCTACGCTCTATTTGAGCAAGTGGCCCGTTTACAGAAGTGTAACAAGGTGGCTGTTGCCCACCATGCTGATGATCAAGTTGAAACGGTGCTGATGCGCCTCATCCGGGGAACAGGACCCGCTGGTCTGTCCGGTATGCGCCCCAAACGTGCTCTGGCAGAGTTTCATTCCCTGACCGGATGTGAGCTGATTCGGCCCTTACTCGCTTTGTCCAAGAGGGAGATTGAGCGCTACTGCCAGGTATTTGAACTAAACCCCCGTTTGGATCACACCAATCTGACAGATGATGATACGCGTAACTGGATCCGCCATCATCTTGTCCCCAAAATGAAAGAGTTGAATCCCAATCTGTCCTGTGTAATCCAAGATATGAGCCACCTTGTCGCTGAGGATGATGACTATTTGACCGAGCTGGCCAAGCAGAAAGTGGATCACATTATCGACCAGGGTGAGGACCAACACATTCGTCTCAAGCTGCCTGAGCTGCGCCAGTTACCTCTTCCTTTACAAAGGCGAGTGATTTTACTACTATTAAATTATCTGTCTGGTGATCATCACTGGAAAAAAGTTCATATTGACAGTATTTTGAAGTTGGCCAAGAGAGAAGCGGGGCATCAAAAGCTGTATCTTCCTGAGGGTATTAATGTGGAGCGTCATTATGATTTGCTGCTGGTCCACAAGCGTGGGCCCACTCATACTGATCCCCGGTTTCAGTTTTGTTATGAGATATCTGCTCCAGGTACATATCAATGGGCTGAGCTGCCTTTCAGTTTGATAATCGAAAAGCGGCCTCGAAATTTGCACCGGCCTGTGGACAGGGGTAAGCAGGAAAACGCTCAAGGTGACATCTATCAGGCCGATTTTGATGCAGCAGATCTGCACTTTCCTCTGCTCATACGCAATCGCAGGGCCGGTGATAAGATGCAGCCGTTGGGGATGAAGGGTCACAAAAAGGTGAAAGATATTTTTATTGACAGCAAAATACCCCGATACCAACGTGAGCTATGGCCGATTATTCTTGATCAGCAGGGTGTGCTCTGGATTCCCGGGCTTAAGCGGTCAGACAGGGCCAAAGTAACTGAACAGACACAGGAGTTATATGTGCTGACGATGAAAATGAGGGAGGGTTTTTGGTGTTAGAGGATATTAAAGAAGTACTGATCACGGAAGAGCAAATCGCCCACAAAGTAAAGGAACTGGGGAGCAAGCTGGCGGAGGAATACCGGGATAAAAATCCGCTGGTCATCTGTGTATTAAAGGGCGCCGCACCGTTTATGACCGATCTTGTCAAACATATGAACATCCATTTGGAAATGGACTTTATGGATGTGTCAAGTTACGGCAACCGGACTGAATCATCGGGGGAGGTTAAAATCATCAAGGATTTAAATACCACTGTGCAGGGGCGGCATGTACTGATAGTGGAAGATATCATTGACAGCGGATTGACCTTAAAATATCTGGTTGACCTGTTGCGTCATCGCAAAGCCGAATCGGTTAAAATTGTCACTTTGCTGGATAAGCCTCACCGGCGCAAAGTGGACTTGAAACCCGACCTGACCGGTTTTGAAGTGCCAGATGAGTTTGTAGTGGGCTATGGTCTGGACTACGCCGAGAGATATCGTAATCTACCCTTTATCGGGGTATTGAAACCAGAGGTGTACACCGCCGAATAAACCTTGAGGGGCATGAATATCATATGGTACAATATGATATGGTTTGTTTAGCGAGGCTGTTGTTGTACCCGCGAGAGGAGGTAAGGAATGAGTCGTTTTTTCCGGAATACCGCTTTTTACTTGCTTATTTTTCTCGTTGTTGTCGGCTTATTCAGTTTTTTGAGCGATAACCGGGAAGAAGCGCAAGAAATTAATTATCATCAGTTTATCCAATATTTGGAGGATGGGCGCGTCGACAAGCTGCATGTTCAAGCCGATCGCGGTGTGTGGTACATCGAAGGGGAATATGAGAGCGCAGTCGGGGATACAACCCGTTTTTATACATACGCTCCAATGAACTTTAACGAAGTCATTGAACGGATTAACCAAGCGGGTGTCAACTTAACTTATGAACCTGCCCCTGGTGACCCGATCTGGTTAACTTTTTTTACTACATTAATCCCGTTCCTGTTAATATTCATTTTGTTTTTCTTCCTGATGAGCCAGGCCCAGGGTGGCGGCAATAAAGTGATGAACTTTGGCAAGAGCAAAGCCAAGCTGATTCAGGAAGATAAGAAGAAAGTCACTTTCAAAGATGTGGCTGGTGCAGATGAAGAAAAACAAGAACTGGAAGAAATTGTACAATTCCTGAAGGATCCTCGCAAATTTTCCCAGCTTGGGGCTCGCATTCCTAAAGGTGTGTTACTGGTTGGCCCCCCGGGGACCGGTAAAACCTTGCTCGGGCGAGCAGTGGCGGGAGAAGCGGGTGTTCCCTTTTTCAGTATTTCAGGCTCTGATTTCGTGGAGATGTTTGTTGGTGTAGGGGCCTCCCGGGTGCGTGATTTGTTTGAAAACGCCAAGAAAAATGCGCCGTGTATCATTTTTATTGATGAGATTGATGCGGTCGGCCGCCAGCGCGGGGCTGGTTTGGGCGGCGGTCATGACGAGCGGGAGCAGACGCTAAACCAGTTACTGGTTGAAATGGACGGTTTTGAAGCCAATGAAGGGATTATTATTATGGCAGCGACTAACCGTCCTGACGTGTTAGACCCTGCTCTCTTGCGCCCAGGCCGATTTGACCGGCAAATTACGGTGGATCGTCCGGACATTAGAGGGCGCGTGGAAGTGCTCAAAGTCCACGCTCGCAACAAGCCTCTGGCTACAGATGTTGATCTTGAGGTGATCGCTAAGCGCACACCCGGCTTTGCGGGAGCTGATTTGGAAAACTTGCTCAATGAAGCGGCCCTTTTGGCTGCTCGCCGCAATAAAAAGGAGATCAGTATGACTGAGGTGGATGATGCCATTGACCGGGTCATTGCTGGGACTGAGAAGCGCAGCCGCCGGGTCTCCGAAAAGGAACGGAAAATTGTGGCCTATCACGAGTCAGGGCACACCATTGCTGGTTACTTCTTGCCCAATGCGGATCTGGTGCACAAAGTGACGATTGTTCCCCGTGGGCAGGCTGGCGGCTATATGGTGCCGATTCCCAAAGAAGAACGCTTTATTTATACCGAACCTGAATTAAAAGACCGGATTGCCGGTTTGCTGGGCGGACGTGTCGCTGAAGAGATTGTTTTTGGCGAAGTGAGCGTAGGCGCCACTGACGACTTCCGCAAAGCAACAGGGCTCGCCCGGCGGATGGTGACCGAGTTCGGTATGAGTAAATTGGGGCCACTGCAATTTGGCGAGTCCCAGGGCCAGGTGTTCCTGGGCAGAGATATCGGCCATGAGCGCAATTATTCCGAACAAATTGCCTATGAAATTGATCAGGAAGTACGCCGCATTATTAATGAACAATACGAACGATGCAAAGAATTGTTGATTAAGTACCGCGACAAGCTGGAACAGGTTGCCCAAACCTTACTTGAAGTTGAAACATTGACTGCTGATCAAATCAAAGAAGTGATTGAAACGGGTAAGCTGTCCAGCAAGCCGTTCGTAGATAAAGAGAAACAATCCCAAGAGAGCAGGCAACCGGAAACAGACCACAATGGAGGGGCAACTGAGGCGAAAGAGGATGTTAAAGTCCACATTCACTCCAAAAAAGAGGAAGCGTACCGCCCCCAAGACAAACAAGAAACGGTGCAGCCTGATGAACCGGAGCACAAGGATCAACCCAAAAAAGAGGAATAACAAGCTGTCATATAAGCGAAGAAATGTGTACAATAAGGGGAGAGCGCAAACGCTCTCCTTTTTTAGTGAGATAGAGGTGAGAGGTATGATTTTTGTCATCGATGTTGGCAATACCAATATTGTACTGGGTGTTTATCAACAAGACCAATTGACTCATCACTGGAGGATTAATACACACAAACAGCAAACGGAAGATGAATACGGCATGTTGGTCAAAGGATTGTTTCGCGAGGCAGGCCTTTCTCCCTTGGATGTACGCGGCATTATCATTTCTTCCGTTGTGCCGTCGCTCATGTTTGCTTTGGAACGTATGTGTACCAAGTATTTTAAGCAAACCCCGCTGGTAGTGGGCCCAGGGTTAAAAACCGGACTGGCCATTCAGTATGAAAATCCCAAAGAGGTTGGGGCGGACAGGATTGTCAATGCAGTGGCTGCTTTGGAAGAGTATACGCCTCCCCTAATTATTATTGACTTTGGTACGGCCACCACCTTTTGTTATGTAGATGAAAAGGGACATTATTTAGGAGGGGCGATTGCACCTGGTGTGCAGATCTCAACCGAAGCGTTATATCAGTATGCCTCCAAGCTGCCCCGTATTGAACTTAAATTTCCCCGGCGGGTAATCGGCCGCAACACGGTGGAGGCCATGCAAGCCGGCATTTTGTACGGTTATGTGGGACAAGTGGACGGCATTATTGAAACGATGATGGAAGAAAAAAGCCAGCAGCCTACGATCATTGCTACTGGGGGATTAGCAGAGATTATTGCCCAAAAATCAACCTACATTCAGCACGTGGATCCTTTTCTAACCTTAAAAGGCTTGTATTTGTTGTATCAGCGCAACAGGTGATGAAGTGTCCGCCACAAGGAAGGAGGTGCAGAAGATGAACGACCAATCTCAGGACTATCTGGTTAAGGCCCTTGTTTTGGAAGGAAAAGTGCGTGTTTATGGGGTGAAGAGCACCCGGCTGGCCGAAGAATGCCGTCGTCGGCAGGACACCTGGCCTACAGCAACAGCCGCGCTTGGACGCACCCTGTCTGTCGGGGCCATGATGGGGGCCATGCTCAAGGGTGAAGAAAAACTGACCATCCGCGTGGCAGGTAATGGACCACTAGGACGTATTATTGTCGATGCCAACGGCAAGGGAGAGTTGCGGGGCTTTGTCTCCAATCCCCATGTTGATCTGCCTTTGAACGCTCAAGGCAAACTGGATGTAGGCGGGGCTGTTGGCTCCCAAGGCTATCTCTATGTTACCCGGGATCTTGGTTTGAAGGAGCCTTATCAAGGTTCCAGCCCCTTGGTCAACGGAGAGATCGGAGAGGATTTTACCTATTACTTTGCCCAATCGGAACAGACCCCTTCGGCTGTAGCGGTGGGGGTGATGGTGAATCCTGATCATTCGGTGAAAGCGAGCGGTGGCTATATCATTCAACTTTTGCCAGGTGTTGATGATCAGTTTATCACGCAGCTGGAAAAAAGGCTGACAGAGATTCCAGCGGTCTCTCAAATGGTGAATCAGGGCTACACACCTGAGCAGATGATCGAAACTGTATTTCCACAGGAGGAGATCAAGTGGCTGGAGCAGATGCCCATTCGTTTTGCCTGCCATTGCTCCAAGGAGCGGGTGAAAGAGGTATTGACCAGTCTGGGTAGGGGAGAGTTACAAGGAATTCTGGCTGAACAGGGCCAAGCGGAAGTGAGTTGTCACTTTTGCGGTGAGACCTACCACATCTCAAAAGCTGAGCTGAAACAATTAATTACCCAACAGCAGGATGAGGAACAAACATAATGTTTACCTAAAGTTCACATTTTTACGATTGACGCGGGAGCCAACCGTGATAAAATAGGTGTAAGAAAATAAAACATATCAAGTTACTTGGTTTTAAGTATGAAGGAGGTATCACCATGCGTGTGGCCAATACCATTACGGAGCTCATCGGACAAACCCCTTTGGTCAAACTGAACAAGCTTGTTGGAAGTGAAGATGCTGACGTCTATGTGAAATTGGAATGGTACAATCCGGGAAGCAGTGTGAAGGACCGGATTGCCATGGCCATGATTGAGGAGGCCGAGCGGTCAGGCCAATTGCGGCCGGGGATGACCATTCTTGAACCAACCAGTGGCAACACGGGGATTGGTTTGGCCATGGTGGCGGCAGCCAAAGGCTATAAAGCCGTTCTGGTCATGCCTGATACGATGAGTATGGAAAGACGCAATCTTCTTCGCGCCTTTGGGGCCGAACTGGTGCTCACTCCCGGGAAGCAGGGCATGAAAGGAGCCATTCAAAAAGCAGAGGAATTATTGGCTGAGCACGACGATTATTTTATGCCCCAACAATTTACGAATCCGGCCAACCCCAAGATTCACCGGGAAACCACAGGACAGGAATTGTTGGAGCAAGTGGGTGACCAAGTTGATGCCTTTGTAGCTGGTATTGGAACCGGAGGAACGATCACTGGTGCAGGCCAGGTCTTAAAGGAGAAATTCCCCAATCTACACATTGTTGCTGTAGAGCCGGAAGATTCGCCCGTTTTGTCTGGAGGTGAGCCCGGGCCGCACAAAATTCAAGGTATTGGCCCCGGCTTTGTGCCTGACATTCTGGACACGTCCATTTATAACGAAGTGATCACCGTCTCCAATGAGACCGCCTTTGAAACTGCCCGGCGGCTGGCCAGGGAAGAGGGGATCCTGGGCGGCATTTCCACCGGCGCCAATGTATATGCCGCTTTAGAAGTGGCCAAGCGTTTGGGCAAGGGGAAAAAAGTAGTCACGTTTTCACCCAGCAACGGGGAGCGTTACTTGAGCACGCCGCTGTATCAATTTGAAACAGAGGAGTAGAGAGATTTTCCTGTGTCATAAATTAATTAAGAGAGTGGGATACAAAACAAGGCCGTTGATCGCAGGTGATCAGAGGCCTTTTCTTTTTTCCCCGCGGGACACTGTTTCCAGGCTGGCCGGAGAACTGAAACAAGCATGTGTATATTGTATATATACAGCATACAATTTATAATAGAGTTAATAAACGCCTGGCCTTAGCAGGTGATAGATGGTGTTAATCCATATTAACTTTGATTTGCCAATCCCGATCTATGAGCAGATTGCCAGTGAAATTCGGCGCCTGATCTTTGAAGGGCAGCTCAAAGCAGGTGATTCATTAGCTTCAGTCAGACAAGTGGCGAATGACTTAGGTGTCAACTTAAACACGGTTGCTCAAGCCTACCGTTTGCTGGAGAAGCAAGGTCTTGTTCAACTTAGGCGCGGTTCTGGCGCCACTGTGACCGGCAACCGTATCCATGCCGCATATGAAGGGCTGTTGAAAGAGCAG
Encoded here:
- the yabQ gene encoding spore cortex biosynthesis protein YabQ, giving the protein MSLDTQLLTMLHMVGAGLFLGASFDTYFRLRGPARRSIVYMVQDVLFWLLNGMVVFLWLKGINHGEVRLYIFMAIALGYAMYRSMLQTYYLRVLNTVINVAITTYRWTVKLLTVLIVLPIRFIFKVLLAVLVFSGSLFIGIGQSIYRFLRWGGLFLFGCGQKIRGLWKIREPNEAAADATEKKEKRSVIKKGFLFRMANKWLRRK
- a CDS encoding septum formation initiator family protein, whose product is MRSQSPWKPYSSHRDVVLPASRTEPAPNHTQQPRPAKAKRWRMKVVGLLLVVFLIWASVKWWEQQQMLQEMEAELNMLQVKVNEAEERQVELETEINRLHDPEYIAEIARRDYFLSRQGETIFKISD
- a CDS encoding S1 domain-containing RNA-binding protein; translated protein: MSAVEVGSKLEGKVTGITNFGAFVELPDGVTGLVHISEIADQYVKDVNDFLKVNDIVKVKVINVEENGKIGLSIKQAQDQKPKSRASSRRRDNFEDKISKFLRESEDRLMSLKRQMDTKRGGRGSRR
- the spoIIE gene encoding stage II sporulation protein E codes for the protein MRKLEPSFSHFLTQATAEKKGGLERLRMLALKLKQGLYKHWGLAIFVAGFLLGRALIIGELAPFVIPFIAVVYHLRRDKLLLASLSTLLGALSHELASPFKVLMAILFFVGLQKVLERWHKGALSYTPIAVFIAVLLVNLGFAYVQEWTGYVVLMAAVEALLSLVLTLIFVQSIPLITHRKRKTPLRNEELVCLVILLASLMTGTVGWVVMDLSLEHVLSRYAILVFALAAGGAIGATVGVVTGIILSLANVEAMLEMSLLAFSGLLGGLLKEGKKIGVALGLLIGTLLMGLYIGETGLWATFYESVVAIMLFFLTPKSVFATISKYIPGTPEHASMQQDYMKRLRDVTAKKVEQFSDLFQQLAKSFSAQPMEQDEEKLRHVDLLLSQVTENTCQVCFKKEQCWKTKFQDTYQLMGKLVDQIEDHGEPSPSLGKEWSHHCVKAHKVTELVEAEVEKYKTYLKYKKLCQESRRLVADQLSGVSTVMSNFAREIKREGEGHHVQEQVVLDALEEVGLSIRYVDIISLDEGNVDIELSLPLAYGREECEKIVVPLLSGLVGEPIMVDKEESVFEAGGYCKVRLISAKRFKLSTGVASAAKGGGLLSGDSFNTMAIGPGKYALAIADGMGNGERAHEESKETLTLLQHILQSGIEETVAIKSINSILSLRSPEEVFSTLDLAVVDLHTAHTKFIKIGSTPSFIKRGNQCFTIAAHNLPIGILQEIDVDVVSEQLKAGDLLVMVTDGIYDAPRHIENKERWMRRLIAEIETTDPQEVADLLLEKVIRFSQGQILDDMTVVVAKVERNIPEWSTISLAHIPKLRKTKGELLAST
- a CDS encoding vWA domain-containing protein, yielding MSEGTLKQILLITDGCSNEGKDPVAVAAMAREQQITVNVIGILDDGQLGEQGIREVQEIAAAAGGIHQVVYSRELPKTVQMVTRQAMTQTIQQVVNKELQQILGREQSVEALPPDKRGQVVEVVEHLGETLALDVLILVDTSASMKNKIPAVKQALRDLKLSLQSRTGENRFSLWTYPYAGGYAYKHMDFSTELDALDRAFGQLTAQGTTPTGPALEEVLYYFTGLTLSKRRDDDDEGMLRRYVF
- a CDS encoding serine/threonine protein kinase gives rise to the protein MMMKGCYAAMFSDPERIAGKWNGRVYRVKKELGRGANGVVYLVNHQGQSLALKVGRDTFSLTSEVNVLKHFQKAQGQVLGPSLYDVDDWASREGLRPFYVMNVIEGDPLLCFIKDRGEEWLPVLVVQLLGFLDQLHQQGWVFGDLKPEHLLVTGHPPRLAWFDAGGVTRIGRAIKEYTELYDRGSWGMGDRKAEPGYDLFSVALIVMHCVRGKPLVPGPHPVHTLEQALQETEHLLPYQGIVRRALSGRYSSAREMRQDWLMAWRKLHQGRLKTKQKGRAGRKRSTLAGASSAVKQQRGKKRSFLKRLGKVISFLCVSSFLIFLFALYLFYQAL